The Candidatus Neomarinimicrobiota bacterium region CTGGTTCAGAGATAGCGAGCCAGCGATCAGCACGATGCCGACAATCGCCAGTACCAGTGGAATCTCGTAGCTCACCACGGCGGCGACATTGCGCATGGCACCGAGCAGGGAATACTTGTTACTTGAGCCCCACCCGGCCATAAATATGCCAATGGTTGAGACAGAACTAATCGCCACGATATAAAGGATGCCGATATTCAAGTCAGCCAGCAATGCTCCATCCTGAAATGGTATCACGGCAAAAATCATCAGTGCCGGCGCAAAAGCGACCACTGGTGCCAGCCAGTGAACCAGCTTGTCGGCGGCGGCAGGCACGATGTTTTCTTTGAGCATGACTTTTATCGCGTCGGCTACTGGCTGAAGCAGGCCAAAGGGACCGGTCCG contains the following coding sequences:
- a CDS encoding NADH-quinone oxidoreductase subunit H, coding for MMTMIDFSINHQVRLQTLPQDWPGGFWWHWLFFTIVIIGFVLTMVMGAIYIERRGMGRMQSRLGPNRTGPFGLLQPVADAIKVMLKENIVPAAADKLVHWLAPVVAFAPALMIFAVIPFQDGALLADLNIGILYIVAISSVSTIGIFMAGWGSSNKYSLLGAMRNVAAVVSYEIPLVLAIVGIVLIAGSLSLNQIVLAQDIPFILFQPLGFLLFFAAGCAEINRSPFDLMEADSEIVAGFHTEY